One part of the Aneurinibacillus sp. REN35 genome encodes these proteins:
- a CDS encoding CaiB/BaiF CoA transferase family protein codes for MLPLEEVTVVSLEQAVAAPFATRQLADLGARVIKVERPQTGDFARQYDTTVHGLSSHFVWINRSKESIELDLKKDDGQQILLDLLAKADVFVQNLAPGALERLGFSPAELRKKFPRLIICGISGYGTDGPYRDKKAYDLLIQCESGLVSLTGTEDTPSKVGISIADIAAGMYAYTGILTALIQRQKTGEGTVLEISMLEALGEWMGYPMYYGHYGGEEPKRTGARHATIYPYGPFAAGDGKSVFLSIQNEREWMQFCEVLLEQPSLAFDPRFNLNHKRVKHMKQLEKIIMKAFQALSADEAIARLEKAKIANARMNTIHEFVDHPQLAARNRWREVQTEAGSIRALIPPVTMEGVEAQMNPVPRVGEHTAAILAEIGRNKKAVHKS; via the coding sequence ATGCTTCCGTTAGAAGAAGTGACGGTGGTTTCGTTAGAGCAGGCGGTAGCAGCCCCCTTTGCTACCCGACAACTGGCCGATTTGGGAGCACGGGTCATTAAGGTTGAGCGACCCCAAACCGGAGATTTTGCCCGACAGTATGATACGACTGTACATGGGCTCTCCAGTCATTTCGTCTGGATTAATCGCTCCAAAGAATCGATTGAGCTGGACTTAAAAAAGGATGATGGGCAGCAAATATTGCTGGATTTGTTGGCAAAAGCTGATGTATTCGTTCAGAATTTAGCTCCCGGTGCACTTGAGAGGCTTGGCTTTAGTCCGGCTGAGTTGCGAAAGAAGTTTCCGCGGCTGATTATTTGCGGTATCTCCGGGTATGGGACGGACGGGCCGTACCGTGACAAGAAAGCGTATGATTTATTGATTCAATGTGAATCAGGTCTTGTATCATTAACCGGCACAGAGGATACACCATCCAAGGTAGGGATTTCTATTGCTGATATTGCAGCAGGTATGTATGCATATACAGGAATTTTGACTGCATTAATCCAACGTCAGAAAACAGGAGAAGGTACGGTATTAGAAATATCGATGCTAGAGGCGCTTGGTGAATGGATGGGCTATCCGATGTATTATGGACATTATGGTGGGGAAGAGCCGAAGCGGACCGGAGCGCGTCATGCGACAATTTATCCGTATGGTCCTTTTGCTGCCGGAGACGGCAAGAGCGTCTTTCTTTCCATTCAAAACGAGCGGGAGTGGATGCAGTTCTGCGAAGTGCTGCTTGAACAGCCCTCCCTTGCCTTTGACCCGCGCTTCAATCTAAACCATAAGCGTGTGAAGCATATGAAGCAGCTTGAAAAAATCATTATGAAAGCATTTCAAGCGCTGTCAGCCGATGAGGCCATCGCGCGATTGGAGAAGGCCAAGATTGCGAATGCGCGGATGAATACCATTCATGAGTTTGTCGATCATCCGCAGCTTGCAGCACGAAACCGCTGGCGGGAGGTACAGACAGAAGCAGGGTCTATTCGTGCGCTTATCCCACCGGTGACGATGGAGGGGGTTGAGGCACAGATGAACCCGGTTCCGCGTGTTGGGGAGCATACGGCAGCCATTCTGGCAGAAATCGGCCGCAACAAAAAAGCGGTACATAAAAGCTAA
- a CDS encoding HpcH/HpaI aldolase/citrate lyase family protein, with protein MSLWRSWLFIPGNQKKKLEKSMTLDVDVIVYDLEDAVPLQEKSAARTLVGQMLKERNIQNRNVFVRVNDVSTPYFMDDIQEMAACHITGIMLPKVSKKEQVHLVDHLLRTVEERHGRKRGSTMILPLIETAAGLHHAFDIACASPRVHCLAFGSVDYTLDIGTQQSKEGTEILFARSWLVNVSRAAGIDPPIDGVYVDIHDRQGLQQETAFVKQLGFQGKLAIHPVQYEVINAEFAPTKEQIHNAERIVEAFDRAVEQGGAAIEVDGKMVDYPVAVQARKILDQAKALRKLDDGKQTDIG; from the coding sequence ATGTCACTCTGGCGAAGTTGGCTGTTTATTCCTGGAAACCAAAAGAAAAAACTCGAAAAATCTATGACACTAGACGTCGATGTCATCGTATACGATCTAGAAGATGCGGTTCCACTCCAGGAGAAATCTGCAGCAAGAACGCTGGTAGGGCAAATGTTGAAGGAGCGGAACATCCAGAATAGAAACGTGTTTGTTCGCGTTAATGATGTGTCCACGCCTTATTTTATGGATGATATTCAGGAGATGGCGGCTTGCCATATTACGGGCATTATGCTGCCAAAAGTGAGCAAAAAGGAACAGGTTCATCTAGTAGACCACCTGCTGCGTACCGTTGAAGAAAGGCACGGGAGAAAGAGAGGCAGTACAATGATTCTCCCGTTAATTGAAACTGCCGCAGGCCTGCATCATGCTTTTGATATTGCTTGTGCTAGTCCGAGGGTTCATTGCCTGGCGTTCGGCTCCGTAGATTATACGCTTGATATTGGTACACAGCAGTCAAAAGAAGGAACGGAAATTTTGTTTGCTCGTTCCTGGCTCGTTAATGTATCCCGGGCTGCCGGCATCGACCCGCCTATTGACGGAGTATATGTAGACATTCATGATAGGCAGGGGTTGCAGCAGGAAACAGCATTTGTTAAACAATTGGGTTTTCAAGGCAAACTTGCCATCCATCCGGTACAGTATGAGGTTATCAATGCTGAATTCGCCCCGACAAAAGAACAGATTCACAATGCAGAGCGCATCGTAGAAGCATTTGATCGTGCGGTAGAACAAGGTGGTGCAGCGATTGAGGTTGATGGAAAGATGGTGGACTATCCTGTAGCGGTTCAAGCACGCAAAATATTAGATCAGGCGAAAGCGCTTAGGAAGTTAGATGATGGGAAGCAAACGGATATCGGAT